The following are from one region of the Stanieria sp. NIES-3757 genome:
- a CDS encoding 3-isopropylmalate dehydratase, small subunit — MSKITQIFGTGVPVIGNDIDTDRIIPARFLRCITFDGLGEQAFADDRIQTQGKHPFDLPQYQGANILVVNANFGCGSSREHAPQALARWGIQALVGESFAEIFFGNCVAIGVPCVIAEPETVTQLQQQLQNHPQTQIEVNLETMSVLCDEFTSKITLNEGVRQMFMTGTWDSCGQLVNQKNQIQATVSKLPYLSWQTT; from the coding sequence ATGAGTAAAATTACACAAATTTTCGGTACAGGAGTCCCTGTAATTGGAAATGACATCGATACCGACCGAATTATTCCCGCTCGCTTTCTTCGTTGTATTACATTTGATGGTCTGGGCGAACAAGCCTTTGCTGACGATCGCATCCAAACTCAAGGAAAACACCCATTCGATCTTCCTCAGTATCAAGGAGCAAACATTTTAGTAGTTAATGCTAATTTTGGTTGTGGTTCATCTCGCGAACACGCACCTCAAGCTTTGGCTCGTTGGGGAATTCAGGCTCTTGTGGGAGAAAGTTTTGCAGAAATTTTTTTTGGTAACTGTGTAGCGATTGGTGTACCTTGTGTAATTGCCGAACCAGAGACTGTGACTCAACTGCAACAGCAACTTCAAAATCATCCTCAAACTCAAATTGAAGTAAATCTTGAGACAATGTCCGTTCTTTGTGATGAGTTCACTAGCAAAATTACGCTCAATGAAGGTGTCAGACAAATGTTTATGACAGGAACTTGGGATAGTTGCGGTCAATTAGTCAATCAAAAGAATCAAATTCAAGCAACTGTCTCTAAATTACCTTATTTAAGTTGGCAAACTACATAA
- a CDS encoding pentapeptide repeat protein produces MRSGTLLISYVQIWNLVNQLNNQNYKLMNGEELLNLYQTGKRDFSRADLSGLDLVHADLSDINLSRAELDWANLSGTNLTRANLIRADLINARLFQTKLIDANLKAADLTEADLSWSNLEGASLPRVDLSKANLHQSCLKNTDFTDANLSGANLSGVDLSGANLSRADLSGANLSGVDLSGANLSRADLSGANLSSVDLSGANFNKADLSESNLQKADLQHAALKGSNLRNANLRGANLTGAILKEINTSLATISELNLAGISQPSRVDLSSANLNKANLSGVNLRCANLRFALLYQTNLQQSNLSNASLIDIYLRGADLKSANLKNSILSGINFKGTIMPDGSVHP; encoded by the coding sequence ATGCGATCGGGAACTCTATTGATTAGCTATGTTCAGATTTGGAATTTAGTCAATCAATTAAATAATCAAAATTATAAATTAATGAATGGTGAAGAACTGTTAAATCTTTATCAAACAGGAAAAAGAGATTTTAGTCGTGCTGACTTAAGTGGACTCGATCTCGTTCATGCTGATTTATCTGATATAAATCTGAGTCGGGCTGAATTAGATTGGGCTAATTTAAGTGGAACAAATCTCACTAGAGCTAATTTAATTCGAGCAGATCTGATCAATGCCCGCTTATTTCAAACTAAACTAATCGATGCTAATCTCAAAGCAGCAGATTTAACTGAGGCAGATTTAAGTTGGTCTAACTTGGAAGGAGCAAGCCTACCTAGGGTAGATTTGAGTAAAGCTAATCTTCATCAATCATGTCTCAAAAATACTGATTTTACCGATGCTAATTTGAGTGGAGCTAATCTTAGTGGTGTCGATCTAAGCGGAGCTAATTTGAGTCGGGCTGACTTAAGTGGAGCTAATCTTAGTGGTGTCGATCTAAGCGGAGCTAATTTGAGTCGGGCTGACTTAAGTGGAGCTAATCTTAGTAGTGTCGATCTAAGCGGAGCTAATTTTAATAAAGCCGATCTCAGTGAAAGTAATTTACAAAAAGCTGATTTACAACACGCAGCTTTAAAAGGTTCTAATTTACGGAATGCTAATTTACGAGGTGCTAATCTAACTGGTGCCATACTCAAAGAAATTAATACTAGTTTGGCAACTATTTCTGAATTGAATTTAGCAGGTATAAGTCAACCTAGTCGAGTGGATTTAAGTTCAGCTAACCTCAATAAAGCAAATCTTAGCGGAGTAAATTTACGTTGTGCTAACTTGAGATTTGCTTTACTATATCAAACCAATTTACAACAATCTAATTTATCTAATGCTAGTTTGATAGATATTTATTTAAGAGGAGCGGATTTGAAAAGTGCTAACTTAAAAAATAGTATTTTGAGTGGAATTAATTTTAAAGGGACAATTATGCCTGACGGTAGTGTTCATCCGTAA
- a CDS encoding putative lipid-A-disaccharide synthase, with translation MFPVDILILANGPGEITTWVRPVVQALRQELNLSPVSECLKARISVVLSPCPHSTGQEAAIAKSYPGVDRVQSSEHFVSFLLSGKTAEHWDWYDRGIVIFLGGDQFYTLIIGRHLGYQTLVYAEWEARWYRWLDHFAVMQPQVMAKIPARYHHKFTVVGDLIADINQSSEPNNLPPKPVIGLLPGSKPAKLAQGIPLCLAIAEKIQAQRPDVTFIIPVAPTLSLTTLAQYSDREFNPIIARLGNVGGHLSSDRAEDSSVMVTTGGTKIKLITKFPAYDELTQCQLCLTTVGANTAELGSLAIPMIVLLPTQQLDAMRAWDGLPGILANLPGIGSSFAKLINWLVIRQKRLFAWPNIWAKTEIVPELIGHLQPEKIAEMVLDYLDHPEKLQYIRDRLIAVRGEKGAAQKIARLTTQKLHINTANL, from the coding sequence ATGTTTCCAGTAGATATTCTAATTCTTGCTAATGGCCCTGGAGAAATTACTACTTGGGTGCGTCCCGTAGTTCAAGCTTTGCGTCAAGAATTAAATTTAAGTCCTGTAAGCGAGTGTCTTAAGGCTCGAATTTCAGTAGTTTTATCTCCTTGTCCTCATAGTACGGGTCAAGAAGCAGCGATCGCAAAAAGCTATCCAGGAGTAGATCGAGTACAAAGCTCGGAACATTTTGTTTCTTTTCTTCTGAGCGGTAAAACAGCAGAGCATTGGGATTGGTATGACCGAGGAATAGTAATCTTTTTGGGCGGAGATCAGTTCTACACTTTAATTATTGGTCGACATTTAGGATATCAAACCTTGGTTTATGCTGAATGGGAAGCAAGATGGTATCGTTGGCTCGATCATTTTGCGGTGATGCAACCACAAGTGATGGCTAAAATCCCCGCTCGATACCACCATAAATTTACAGTGGTAGGCGATCTAATTGCGGATATTAATCAGAGCAGTGAACCAAATAATCTTCCGCCAAAACCCGTAATTGGATTATTACCAGGCTCTAAACCAGCTAAACTGGCTCAAGGAATACCCTTGTGTTTGGCGATCGCAGAAAAAATTCAGGCACAACGACCAGATGTTACTTTTATTATTCCTGTTGCTCCTACTTTAAGTTTGACCACTTTAGCTCAATACAGCGATCGCGAATTTAATCCCATTATCGCTCGACTAGGTAATGTTGGTGGTCATCTTAGTTCAGATCGAGCTGAAGATTCTTCTGTAATGGTTACTACTGGAGGAACCAAAATCAAATTAATTACCAAATTTCCTGCTTATGATGAGCTAACTCAATGTCAATTATGTTTGACTACAGTAGGAGCAAACACAGCCGAACTAGGCTCTTTAGCGATCCCAATGATTGTTTTACTCCCTACTCAACAGTTAGATGCCATGAGAGCTTGGGATGGTTTACCAGGGATTTTGGCGAATTTACCAGGAATTGGCAGTAGCTTTGCTAAGTTAATTAATTGGTTAGTTATTAGACAAAAACGTTTGTTTGCCTGGCCGAATATTTGGGCAAAAACAGAAATTGTACCCGAGTTAATTGGTCATTTACAACCAGAAAAAATTGCGGAGATGGTTTTAGATTATTTAGATCATCCCGAAAAACTACAATACATACGCGATCGCTTAATTGCTGTAAGAGGAGAAAAAGGTGCAGCTCAAAAAATTGCTCGCCTAACTACACAGAAACTACATATAAATACTGCAAATCTTTAA
- a CDS encoding TPR repeat-containing serine/threonin protein kinase has protein sequence MSDELIGGRYRVIDCLRKTGFCETYVAHDMQLPGHPRCVVKKLQPQSNEEFVLETARRLFTNEANVLYRLSNHPQIPRLLAHLEVDEQFYLVQEFIEGNDLSQGEINPNNRWSEEKVRNFLEEVLEILAFVHQHNVIHRDIKPSNLIRRVTDNKIVLIDFGAVKEISNMTLTEGQGNLLTVAIGTPGYMASEQQRGDPRFNSDIYAVGITAIQAMTGFHPDQLPRNPQTGELSWRERAGNCSNALAKILDKMVCNDFRERYQNVSEVLYDLQQQPLSKGVNKPKPLSAHNPGNPKKPPRRWIVFTLVPLLLGIVWLGPRVWTVIKAMNYYNQGNLLNNENKYEEAIEAFDRALKIKPDFAEAWTNRGFAQGKLGRHLEKFSSCAQATSYQPKFAEAWNCRGLARSDLKQYEDALQEFNQALAVDQDFVNAWFNKGQILIELKRYDEAITATRKVLAIKPDFFLAWTQICKALYELQQYQDAKAHCEEANKIQPDHQTTVKLLELINSKLDNQ, from the coding sequence ATGTCTGATGAGTTAATAGGAGGACGCTATCGAGTTATCGATTGCTTAAGGAAGACTGGCTTCTGTGAAACATATGTCGCACATGATATGCAACTTCCTGGTCATCCTCGCTGTGTTGTCAAAAAACTTCAACCTCAATCTAATGAGGAATTTGTTTTGGAAACAGCGAGAAGGTTATTTACCAATGAAGCAAATGTTCTTTATCGATTGAGCAATCATCCTCAAATTCCTCGGCTTTTAGCTCATTTGGAAGTAGACGAGCAATTTTATTTAGTTCAGGAATTTATTGAAGGCAACGATTTATCTCAAGGAGAAATTAATCCTAATAATCGTTGGAGTGAAGAAAAAGTTAGAAATTTTCTCGAAGAAGTTTTAGAAATTTTAGCTTTTGTTCATCAACATAATGTCATCCATCGTGATATTAAACCGTCAAATTTAATTCGGCGAGTTACAGATAACAAAATTGTTCTAATTGATTTTGGTGCAGTTAAAGAAATTAGTAATATGACTTTAACTGAAGGACAGGGAAATCTTTTAACTGTTGCTATTGGAACTCCTGGATATATGGCAAGCGAACAGCAAAGAGGAGATCCACGCTTTAACAGCGATATTTATGCGGTGGGGATAACTGCTATTCAAGCTATGACGGGATTTCATCCCGACCAACTACCCAGAAATCCTCAAACTGGAGAACTTAGCTGGCGAGAACGAGCAGGAAATTGTAGTAATGCTCTAGCCAAGATCCTCGATAAAATGGTCTGTAATGATTTTAGAGAACGTTATCAAAACGTCAGTGAAGTTCTCTATGATTTACAACAACAGCCATTGAGTAAAGGAGTTAACAAACCAAAGCCTTTATCGGCTCATAATCCTGGCAATCCTAAGAAACCTCCACGACGATGGATTGTGTTTACGCTCGTACCTTTGCTCTTAGGAATAGTTTGGCTCGGACCAAGAGTTTGGACTGTGATTAAAGCCATGAATTATTATAATCAAGGCAATCTTTTAAATAATGAAAATAAATACGAAGAAGCAATTGAAGCTTTTGATCGAGCACTCAAAATTAAACCAGACTTTGCTGAAGCTTGGACTAATCGAGGTTTTGCTCAAGGTAAATTAGGTAGACATTTAGAAAAATTTTCTTCTTGCGCTCAAGCTACTTCCTATCAGCCTAAGTTCGCTGAAGCTTGGAATTGTCGAGGTTTAGCTCGTTCAGATTTAAAACAATACGAAGATGCTTTACAAGAATTTAATCAAGCCTTAGCTGTCGATCAAGATTTTGTTAATGCTTGGTTTAATAAAGGACAAATTTTAATAGAATTAAAAAGATACGACGAAGCAATTACTGCAACTCGAAAAGTATTGGCTATTAAACCCGATTTCTTTTTAGCTTGGACACAAATTTGTAAAGCTTTGTATGAGTTGCAGCAATACCAAGATGCTAAAGCACACTGTGAAGAAGCTAATAAAATTCAACCTGACCATCAAACGACGGTCAAGTTATTAGAATTAATTAATAGCAAGTTAGATAATCAATAA
- a CDS encoding isocitrate dehydrogenase, NADP-dependent — translation MYEKLTSPSQGSKITFKDGKPIVPDDPIIPFIRGDGTGVDIWPATEKVIDAAVSAAYGGKRQINWFKVYAGDEACDKYGTYQYLPEDTLKAIQEYGVAIKGPLTTPVGGGIRSLNVALRQIFNLYACVRPCRYYAGTPSPHKTPEKLDVIVYRENTEDIYLGIEWRQGSEIADKLINFLNTDLIPATPEHGKKQIPFDSGIGIKPISKTGSQRLVRRSIQHALRLPKSKQQVTLVHKGNIMKYTEGAFRDWGYELATTEFRAECITERESWILSNQEANPELTIEENARKIDPGYDALTPEKQQQICQEVKQVLEAIWDSHGNGQWQDKVMVNDRIADSIFQQIQTRPDEYSILATMNLNGDYLSDAAAAIVGGLGMSPGANIGDNCAIFEATHGTAPKHAGLDRINPGSVILSGVMMLEYMGWQEAADLIQQGLGSAIANRQVTYDLARLMTPPVEPPLKCSEFAQAIIDNFS, via the coding sequence ATGTACGAAAAACTAACCTCACCTTCTCAAGGAAGTAAAATCACGTTTAAAGATGGGAAACCAATTGTTCCCGACGATCCGATTATTCCTTTCATTCGGGGTGATGGTACTGGCGTAGATATTTGGCCAGCTACAGAAAAAGTCATTGATGCTGCTGTTAGCGCTGCTTATGGTGGTAAACGCCAGATCAATTGGTTTAAAGTCTATGCAGGAGATGAAGCTTGCGACAAGTACGGTACTTATCAATATTTACCTGAAGATACTCTTAAAGCTATTCAAGAATACGGAGTTGCTATCAAAGGTCCACTTACAACTCCTGTAGGCGGAGGAATTCGTTCTCTCAATGTTGCTTTACGGCAAATCTTTAATCTTTATGCTTGTGTTCGTCCCTGTAGGTATTATGCAGGTACTCCCTCCCCTCACAAAACTCCTGAAAAATTGGATGTCATCGTTTATCGAGAAAATACAGAAGATATTTATTTAGGAATTGAATGGCGACAAGGAAGTGAAATTGCTGACAAATTAATTAATTTTCTCAATACCGATTTAATTCCTGCTACTCCCGAACACGGGAAAAAACAAATTCCTTTTGATTCTGGGATCGGGATCAAACCAATTAGTAAAACTGGTTCACAAAGATTGGTTAGAAGATCAATTCAACACGCTTTGCGACTCCCCAAGTCAAAACAACAAGTTACCTTGGTTCACAAAGGTAATATCATGAAATATACTGAAGGAGCTTTTCGGGATTGGGGTTATGAATTAGCCACTACAGAATTTCGTGCCGAATGTATTACAGAAAGAGAATCTTGGATTCTCAGCAATCAAGAAGCTAATCCAGAGCTTACTATTGAAGAAAATGCTCGTAAAATCGATCCTGGATACGATGCTTTAACTCCTGAAAAACAACAACAAATTTGCCAAGAAGTCAAACAAGTTCTTGAGGCAATTTGGGATAGTCATGGTAATGGACAATGGCAAGATAAAGTGATGGTCAACGATCGCATTGCCGATAGTATTTTCCAACAGATTCAAACTCGTCCTGATGAATATTCGATTCTGGCTACAATGAATTTGAATGGAGATTATCTTTCCGATGCTGCTGCTGCTATTGTCGGTGGTCTAGGAATGAGTCCTGGAGCAAATATTGGTGATAATTGTGCTATCTTTGAGGCTACTCATGGTACAGCCCCAAAACACGCTGGTTTAGACCGAATTAATCCAGGTTCGGTGATTTTGTCAGGAGTAATGATGTTGGAATACATGGGTTGGCAAGAAGCAGCGGATCTGATTCAGCAAGGTTTGGGAAGCGCGATCGCTAATCGTCAAGTTACTTACGATTTAGCTCGGTTGATGACTCCTCCTGTCGAACCACCGCTAAAATGCTCTGAGTTTGCTCAAGCCATTATTGATAATTTTTCTTAA
- a CDS encoding Response regulator receiver domain protein encodes MKKILVVDDDRILRKVLKHTLEQQGYQVKATGSGTEALAGFQEDLPDLIVSDVSMPTMDGFEFCRQLRSQPSGQLIPFIFLSAKSDLDHRIQGHQIGADDYLTKPFEMKELLVKIEALLERSRRIHSEIVHLLQQLVTLQSVNYSFAEIGLNLASPHLSRESKPEPLPLTPAEERVFWEVIQGFTNKQISERLFISPRTVQTHLSSILNKLNLENRTQLVRFAYEHGYKKNEY; translated from the coding sequence ATGAAAAAAATTTTAGTGGTAGATGATGATCGCATTCTCCGCAAGGTTTTAAAGCATACCTTAGAACAACAAGGTTATCAAGTTAAGGCAACTGGTTCGGGAACAGAAGCTTTAGCAGGGTTTCAAGAGGATTTACCAGACTTGATTGTCTCTGATGTTTCTATGCCAACGATGGATGGTTTTGAATTTTGTCGTCAACTGCGTTCTCAACCTTCGGGACAGTTGATCCCCTTTATCTTTCTCTCTGCCAAGAGCGATTTAGATCATCGGATCCAAGGACACCAAATTGGTGCAGATGATTATCTGACTAAACCTTTTGAGATGAAAGAATTGCTAGTTAAAATCGAAGCTTTATTAGAGCGATCGCGGCGAATTCATAGCGAGATAGTTCATTTATTACAGCAGTTAGTTACTTTACAGTCAGTTAATTATTCTTTTGCAGAAATAGGTTTAAATTTAGCCAGTCCTCATCTGAGTCGGGAGTCTAAACCTGAACCTTTACCTCTAACTCCTGCTGAAGAAAGAGTATTTTGGGAAGTCATTCAAGGTTTTACTAACAAGCAAATCAGCGAGCGTTTGTTTATTAGTCCGAGAACTGTACAAACTCATTTAAGCAGTATTTTAAACAAACTTAATTTGGAAAATCGTACTCAATTAGTTCGTTTCGCATACGAACATGGTTATAAAAAAAATGAGTACTAA